The nucleotide window gcattttttgtgtgtttatgcCCCTTTTGTGAATTCCGGCATGAGCGTAAACTTGACTCTTTCATGATTGATACTTATATGAGGAAATGTGATGTTAGAGAACCTAAAATAGGAATACAAATGCTTGTTGATTACGAATGTATAATACGAAGAACGTAGGACTTCTAAAACTTGTTAGATTCACAAGAAGTACCAAGGAATTAAGAATAAACTTTAGAACTCTTCTTTTAATGTAAAAACAATCAGCCTGTCTCTTGTGGGCTTCAAAGGCTCGTATTTATGGAGTTGGCATCCTTAAAGCATTATGAATGGATATCGAAATATGAAAATCACGCAACATCCAAAACTTACCGTACATACTAAGTTCTGTTATTGGACAAAAGATAAGTAGCAGCCTAATCATATTTGAACAATGATATGTCGTATATCCTTGTTCTTATGATTCTCAATAAttggtattttaatttttttgtagatTAGAGTATATTGATCAAAAGATATGGTTTTATGTCTTGTGCTGATATATTTTTGTTCCTTGTGCTAGACGATGGAACTTGAGCTGAAAAAATTGTACGATACTGTGTCATCAATTCATGATGAGATGTTTTATCTTCGTGAAAGGTACCAAATCAATACATCTTGTGCTTAAATAGTTTCTGTACATGTGGCTCAGTTTCACAATTTGTTGTCTTTGCTCCGTATTCCTCTTTGTTTTGTTAATCGTCTTCCTTTGCCTTTAAAGTGATACCGTTTGAAATCTGAGCAGGACATATTAAGTTGGCTTAATAAAATGTAAACTCGTAGGCAGCTTTCTGTCGAAATATTGAACCTTATTTGTTCCCTCCCTCATCTCTTATACTTACTTTTGACCGTTCCCGTACTTCAGGGAGGAAGGAATGCAACAACTTAATCGATCAACCAACTCCAAGATGGCGGTTTTTAGCGGGCTTTCGCTTTTTGTATGCCTGTCAGTGGCTGGTTTGCAACTATGGCATCTCAAGATGTTCTTTGAGAGGAAGAAGCTCCTCTAGTTCcactttgtatttattttttcaaatttatttctgCAGTTACATACGCACACTATTTTTTGTTCCCTGTATTTTGATGCCAAATTGTAATTTGGGCATTGATTTGTTCTGCCGAGAGGTTAGCTTCTAGGAAGGAATCCTatcaaattttttgtttgttttgttgaaaCTGGTTTCTGTACTTTTTCCAGAGCCAGAAAACTGACTGACTTCATCAACATCATTGGGAAATTTaatatatcgttgtataaaAAACATTAGGTTATGTCACTTCGATTCTCGTACATAGGAAGTATGTTGTcgaatttgatttctataacATTGTCTATAactttatgtatgaatgtgagCTCTATAGTTGTGAGAGTCATATGACACGAGAATCATCAACTCATGAGATTCATATGTTAAACACAATAAATGCACTCACCTCTTTGCTGTCTTGGATATTCCGGCTTACCGCATAAGTTTGATTCCAATTTACAAAAATCGAAGTTGTTTTATCAGGAGTTGCtattgaaactttaaaaatgTTATTGTGCACTTATTAAGTAAATTTCTCGATTATGGTTTTACAAGTGCATGAAAAAAACATCAATCTTTAAGCTATACGGTACAAATTGAAAATGGGCTGTGATTCTCTTCCCTCTTATTTACATCCTCTTCCACCCCTCCTCTCATAATttcttattttgtctttctcttgctataaaaaattaatataaaaggttgacgtggcttaactgtgaccgttCAATTAAGACGGGAGGGAAtgggaggaaaaaaaagaggaaaataaTCCTACGCCATAAAATACCGTTGATAAAACTGAACCAATGTGTCAGTGACCAACGAACCCATGCCGCTGCTAGGGCATCAACAATGGCAAGCAAGACTGAGCTTCAGCCTGGCCTACAAGGCCCAGAGCTGCCCCTCCATGACACACCTCAAGCAAATCCACGGCCGCGTGGTCGTCACAAACCTCCAGCACCACGCCATCGTCCTCGCCAAGATGTTCCGCTTCGCCGCCATCTCGCCCTCCGGTGACTTAAGCTACCCCCACCGCCTGTTCGATCAAATGCCCCAACCAAACACTTTCTTCTACAACACCCTCATCCGGGGCTACTCTAGAAGCTCGTCTCCGCCGCAATCGGTGGTTCTTTTCAACCAGATGAGGCTGAACTGCGTCGATCCAGATGAGTTTACCTTCACGTTTTTGCTGAAATCGCGGTCGTACCCAGTACCCAAGGCTcctgctttacgcagggtctgggagaggtaaaTGTCGGTTAGCCTTACTCAAGTCTCGaaccgagacctaccgctcatgggcgaagacacttgctatcgcaccaagtgcgacctctcttTTGCTGAAATCGCGGTCAAGAATGAAAATTGATGCGGCTCCGATTGTGTggtccgatgagattcatgggATTGCGTTGAAGTTTGGGTTTTGCGCGCATTTGTTTGTATAGAACGCATTGTTTCATATATATGGGGTGAGAGGGATACCGGTTGCGGCGAGGCGAGTTTTCGATGAGGCAGTGGCTCGTGACGTTGTTTCGTGGTCGGGTTTGGTTATTGCGCATGTGAGAGCAGGGGAATTGGAGTTTGCACGGCAGGTGTTTGATGAGATGCCTGAGAGGGATGTGGTTTCTTGGACTGCTATGATCTCTGCGTATTCCCAAGCAAAGTATTCGAGAGAAGCGCTTGATTTGTTTTGGGAGATGAATCGTGAGGGAGTGATGCCCGATAATCTCAGCTTGTACGGATTCCGGAGATGTGGAAACGGGGGTATGCATCCACCAATATATTGATGACAATGGGTTTGTGTGGATGGTTTCGCTCTGCAATGCACTGATTGACATGTACGCGAAGTGTGGATGCATGGATCGAGCGTGGCAAGTGTTTGATAAGATGAGCCGGAAGAGCTTGGTCACTTGGAATTCGATGATTTCAGCATGTGCAAACCATGGCAATGCCGATGATGCGTTTGGTTTGTTGAGTGCATGACTGCTGCTGGTGTTGCACCGGATAGGGTCACATTTTTAGCCCTTTTAGTTGCGTATACACACAAGGGATTGGTAGATGAAGGGCTCAGACTATTCGAGAGAATACAAACAGATTATAGAATCGAGGCACGAATTGAGCATTACGGTTGCATGGTTGATATGTTAGGGAAGGCAGGACGGTTGGAGGAAGCATACAGTTGATTAGTAATATGCCAATCCCGAGCAACGATGTTGTTTGGGGAACACTGCTTGCAGCTTCCAGAACTTATGGGGATGCTGCTGGTATGGGCGAGAGGGTCGTGAATAGGCTGTTAGACTTGAAACCAGATGAAGGCGGGTACTACATTCTCCTTCGTGATATTTATGTCGCGGCCGGAAGGACAATGGAAGCAAATGCGATGAGGCGACGCATGAATGTTAACGGTGCTAGTAAGACTCCTGGATGCAGCTGGGTGGGAGCATAAGGTTTCCGTTGAATGCTCTATCAGCGTTCGGAATTGCTCAGTCATGCTTTTATGTAATTCTCATATCTTAATGTCTAGTTACCATTTGGATGTTTAGACAAGTGATTGGATGCAATTTCTGTTGGTTGTCACCCTGAAATTGGTCAATGCTTCTTGTGCTTGAGAATTGTAAGTTAAGGCGAATGTTACGCTCGTAAGGGTTGCATGGTATTCACAAAACTTTGTGAGTCTtgcatatttatatttgatctgaatgtcacagacggattgcatgttagatataggTTCTAACTTGAATGCCATAAGTAGAATACGTATTAGGAAGACTTCTTCAAAATTGCATGTGTTAACTCATGAGTAATTAGTAGGACTACCTCTGATTGTTAACGGTGACAGCTAAATACTTGTGTTTCTTAACTTTGATTCTCTAAAACCGGTTATTGTTTGCTTGTTTTCATTATTGTTGATCTCAATACTTTTGCTTATTCGCATTTGGTATTTTAATTCACAATTTCAActttcttaaattttttatttaatagttGATTAAGAATTTTTTTAGCACAAATTATTCATATCAGTCATTGAGAAGAATGACATTACTTGAGGCGTTTATGCTACAATAACATTGTCCTCTTGTAACTTGTAAgtatttttatgtgattttaacCTAATTATGCATGTGCTAAAAATCCTATCACCTTACATTGTTTTGCTCACTTCTACCTCACCTATTGTTATTTTAAAGACCTTAAAACTCATAAGATAATTGGTCATGCTGAAAGAATTTAAGATTTGTATATTTTGACTATGGAGGATATGGTTCTTTCATATTCAAGTAATCATCAAGTTCTaagtgtaaaataaataaataacttatTTCGGGTGAAATTATCACACAAACAAACATTGTTGTACGTTTCCTCCTTTTGGCTTGCTTCAATGAATTCATTTTACCGACAAAAAAATTGAGCCCATACAGAGAGCTTGTCTTAGTAATTAACTCAAAATataaattcacccaaaaacaaaacttaaaaatataaattgaacTGGGAATTCAAAAGAGATACATAATGACCAAATAGAAAGCGCATACATTGGCTTCTCTTTACATGTTTCTTAAAATGTAGAAAATCCAAACCTAACTAAAGATCACATAGGAATCTAAACCACGTTGTTTTGTTCTCACCAAACATTCTTGGTCCATACGTAGAAATAAATATGTCAACAAGTAACGGAAATTGTATCCAGATGAAGGAGGTAACTGGAACACTAGCAATCAAAATGCTTGCGATAACAATTGATAGTTTCCCGTTAAGCATAATGTAAAGGGCGCAAGAAAAGACAATCATCATGGAGGCAATAGATAAAAGTAGGGTGAAAAGGCCTATCATCATTTTTGTGGGCAAAGATTTGTAAAAATCATCTTGAGAATAACGTGATGTGAGAATCCCCAAAAACATAATAATCGAAGTTGTGGAAGAAAAAAGTGAGATTGCATCTGAAAATACAAATGCTATGAATACCTTTTTAGTTAAGAATGTCGGAAGACCTGTATCTCCATTATTTCCACCAGGAACTGTGAACACTGCAGCAAACATTATGGTGACAATAAGAGCACCTACAACTGTACAAGAAGTTGCTGTTTCCTTCATTGAATTTTCTGCCTCTTTCCACATTTCTTTGTGATTCTCTATAAATACTTCTCGCGGTGTCATATTCTTTTTGTTTACAGCTTCACAATCTTTAGGATTTGCAATACTCTCCACCTCCTGCATTTTTTGCAACAAATAATTTATGATGTAACTATGAAATCCGTATCTCTTCGTATAAAATCCTTACACATTTGTCGTTTGAAACACTACATGACCCAAAATCATTAGTTAAAAATACGTAGGATGATAGTACAGTATGTAGTTAATAAtaatgttttctttttgtttttatttttttatatttaaagagagtaatttctgtattttttttataaattgaataaataaaataacaaaaatatgtgAAGGAGTAGGAGAAAATGAGACTAAACTTATagccacaaaaaaaataaaaataaataaaataaataaatatatatatatataaacaatgtATAAGCAGAATATTTCATAAATACAAGCatatagatagatagataaATAGTCACCTTGAACCATTGTAGTTCTCTTTGCATTTGTAAAGCTGCACCCTGAATGTGATAAATATGTGACAATGGGGTAACACTTGCTACCGTATGTAGCATATTATTGCCAAACTTATCTTTCGTCCCCACTATTTCCTGTATTTTATCGGAGTGAGAGAGGGCATATATAAGATTATAAACTTTGTGGTGACGGCATTCAACAGCAATTTGGTACAGGCTTTGGCGTTTATCATTCATGTAATGTACGGGATATGAGAAATCTTCAAAGAAATGAGTAATATACTCTACATGCCCTTGTTCTACTGCCACTAACAGTGCTTCTTccaatttctttcttttataaTAACTCGTACTTCCTTTCTTCGTTGTCAAAATTTCTTTACTCGCTTTACACATGAGAGGTAAAAATTGTTGAACCTGCTCATGCATCAGTTTCATCTTATATATACGATTGATTCCTaggttcacaaaaaaaaaaatacaaattacaattatattaaaatataatttattattgataaaacaatcataaaaataaatcaattaacgatatgaatatatatatatatatatatatatatatatatatatgtggccTACCCGAACACAAACATGTTGGGAGTTTCGTCGCAAGTCCTTGGAATAAACCCATTCCTGCATTACAACTTACAAGTCAAATTtgatgacaaaaataaaaaccattTTATTTACCATAAATGGGTCATTCTTCGTACTATGCTGATTTTTGTCATAGTATGTGTATTATGTCATGGAACCCAACCTATTTGCACCCATTGAGATCTCTGTCGGAATGACAGCCTTTCCAACCTTAGATTAAATGTCTAACATTTTTTCAAAActaatcttttattattttttggtccTCATGCTTATTACAATTCAAGATAAGTGGGTCTCACGCATGTCATGCCAACATTTTTTTACAGATGTTAACGGATTTTGATGCCCTGGCGTAAAGTGTCTCACTAAATTTGAGTTTCAATGAGTTACGTGACATAATTTTAAACTTCCTAGAGCAAAGTGAACCTGCCTTTGAGTTTCAAGAGTAGTTGTCGTGAATAAGCCTTTAATGTTTATTACTGCACATTGTACACTGTCACAAACCAAACATATAACCCTTAGATCAGTTCCACCTCAGCCCTTTAGGCTGGCACCCAGCTCAAGCCATGCCACAGGCCGGCCCAGAACCGATAGAGTAAAGGGACGGCCCATCTGACGGCAGCGTGGCGTCAGAAggcatttgaaatttttttaagagtGATTACTTTAACCATTCCAGCAGTGTTAAACATTTCCAAATAACTCAGCCCTCAAACCAAACATATAACAATAAATTTTCTTATAACAATGAATTTTGTTAATTAGCTATGGGTTGTTATTTAGTGTTACTATGTAGTGGTATTTTTTTTCGCTTGTAAGTAAaaggttttaggttcaaattCTATAAATGGTGAGTTTGTATAAAATTTATTCACCTTgctccttagtgtaaatatatcttgtatatatatatatatatatatatatatattgtatatatatatatatatataatagctATGCATTCTACAGTACCTTTAAAAAAAAGGGGTGAGATTATAGAAAAATTTCTTAAACATCTATGGATTCAACGGAGATATTAAAGAAAGAATAAATGGTAAGTTGTATTACTTAATTAAGTTAAATTATCTTTCTTTACCATGATGATAGAGAATCAATTAACAACAACATCACTCTTAATTATCTTCcaaattataaataatattacctcaattttttcttttcacctcAACCATTTGTTATTTAGGCATGCATCTATTGCATTTTTTCTTGGGGATGAGCTCACATttgaaaataacatatttttattgtagaaatttcataatcaaaattgttcaaattttaatttttatttgaagatcatccttacaaaaaaacattcaaattgGAGATCGTGGCATCTTacaaatgtatcaaataaattaacGGTATAGGTACTAAGTAACATATCAAATATATACCATCTATTTATTTGATACCCTTGGATGACTAAACAATCtccaatttgaatgattttttgtaaag belongs to Malus sylvestris chromosome 17, drMalSylv7.2, whole genome shotgun sequence and includes:
- the LOC126610471 gene encoding uncharacterized protein LOC126610471; the encoded protein is MATTVFHTVLNRKNYDDWSYQIETYMLAEDLLDVLHQVRPITENEEISKAWKRKDAKALYAIWNSCGDDTYSLIKRATTAKQAWDALSDELKKPSEPSDENEKKSVLHAYPPPIDHGTTPPLAGKGWTEERDPTFAEYVKSDDWGNVINCLRKNSQAGSETLPFVRSGTVLHYAIQKNCSVRIIQQLMEKMEEEHLDITDDDGLTALHLLIRDYPERFEIAESMVKKNNRFVTNSPPLFLVPFVVEAQEKPNGEMMARSLYSLTPHEALEVPYAARLITLGFNFNRPDIALDLIQHYPKLAMAIDCNGNIPLVTLASKHLAFQSGSRLGLWEKLIYFGINRIYKMKLMHEQVQQFLPLMCKASKEILTTKKGSTSYYKRKKLEEALLVAVEQGHVEYITHFFEDFSYPVHYMNDKRQSLYQIAVECRHHKVYNLIYALSHSDKIQEIVGTKDKFGNNMLHTVASVTPLSHIYHIQGAALQMQRELQWFKEVESIANPKDCEAVNKKNMTPREVFIENHKEMWKEAENSMKETATSCTVVGALIVTIMFAAVFTVPGGNNGDTGLPTFLTKKVFIAFVFSDAISLFSSTTSIIMFLGILTSRYSQDDFYKSLPTKMMIGLFTLLLSIASMMIVFSCALYIMLNGKLSIVIASILIASVPVTSFIWIQFPLLVDIFISTYGPRMFGENKTTWFRFLCDL